In a genomic window of Nocardia fluminea:
- a CDS encoding LysE family translocator — MVSSAHLVSFAGLAFLLVIVPGPSVLFTIGRALTVGRRSALMTVLGNAVGVYGQVVAVAFGLGAVVAASAAVFTAIKLVGAAYLVYLGVQAIRHRDALRTAFHAEQDVAAHSPLAALRDGLIVGAANPKTIVFLAALLPQFVDTTRGGVPQQMLILGLCIPVFGLIFDSLWAFAAGSARSWFARSPRRLAAIGGTSGLVMIGLGTSLALTGRKD, encoded by the coding sequence ATGGTGTCCTCGGCTCATCTGGTCTCGTTCGCGGGATTGGCGTTTCTGCTGGTGATCGTGCCCGGGCCGAGTGTCCTGTTCACGATCGGCCGGGCACTCACCGTCGGGCGGCGCTCGGCGCTGATGACCGTGCTGGGCAATGCGGTCGGGGTGTACGGGCAGGTCGTCGCTGTCGCGTTCGGATTGGGTGCGGTGGTGGCCGCGTCGGCGGCGGTGTTCACCGCGATCAAACTCGTCGGAGCCGCCTATCTGGTCTACCTCGGCGTGCAGGCGATTCGCCATCGTGACGCGCTGCGGACCGCCTTCCACGCCGAGCAGGACGTGGCCGCGCACAGCCCGCTGGCGGCGTTGCGCGACGGCCTGATCGTCGGGGCCGCCAACCCGAAGACCATCGTCTTCCTCGCGGCGCTGCTACCGCAGTTCGTGGACACCACGCGCGGCGGGGTCCCCCAGCAGATGCTGATCCTCGGACTCTGCATCCCCGTGTTCGGCCTGATCTTCGATTCGCTGTGGGCGTTCGCGGCCGGGTCGGCCAGGTCCTGGTTCGCGCGATCGCCACGCCGTCTCGCCGCCATCGGCGGCACCAGCGGCCTGGTCATGATCGGGCTCGGCACGTCACTCGCTCTCACCGGCCGTAAGGACTGA
- a CDS encoding NADPH-dependent F420 reductase gives MTTLGLIGSGHIGSTVARLAVDAGYDVVLSNSRGPQTLADLVAELGPRARAATPAEAAEAGDYVVVTVPLKAYQDVPVAPLAGKVVFDTNNYYPERDGAFAELDADETTTSELLQRHLPESKVVKAFNNIAYANLAELARPVGAPDRSALPVFGDDPDAKKLATDFIDSIGYDVVDGGSLAESRRSQRDTPVYVRPYAADDNWPPAPKSAGVEEVRAALAAAEI, from the coding sequence ATGACGACACTCGGATTGATCGGTAGCGGACATATCGGATCCACCGTCGCGCGGTTGGCGGTGGACGCTGGCTATGACGTGGTGCTCAGCAACTCACGCGGGCCGCAGACCCTGGCGGATCTGGTCGCCGAGCTGGGTCCGCGCGCCCGGGCGGCCACCCCGGCCGAAGCGGCCGAAGCAGGTGACTATGTGGTGGTCACGGTGCCGTTGAAGGCGTATCAGGACGTACCGGTCGCGCCGCTGGCGGGCAAGGTCGTGTTCGACACCAACAACTACTATCCCGAGCGCGACGGCGCCTTCGCCGAGCTCGATGCGGACGAGACCACGACCAGTGAGCTGCTGCAACGCCACCTCCCCGAATCGAAGGTGGTCAAGGCGTTCAACAACATTGCCTACGCCAACCTCGCCGAACTCGCCCGCCCGGTCGGCGCCCCGGACCGCTCCGCCCTCCCCGTTTTCGGCGACGATCCCGACGCCAAGAAGCTGGCCACCGATTTCATCGACTCCATCGGCTACGACGTGGTCGACGGTGGGTCGCTCGCCGAAAGCCGTCGCTCGCAACGGGATACCCCGGTCTACGTCCGCCCCTACGCCGCCGACGACAACTGGCCGCCCGCTCCCAAGAGCGCAGGCGTCGAGGAGGTGCGTGCGGCCCTGGCCGCCGCCGAGATCTGA
- a CDS encoding HD domain-containing protein: protein MSALSQNLMDRWITLAGLEAEQIGAGVVGRYNEPHRRYHTATHLAVMLAAIDELADAAADIDAVRYAAFFHDAIYAVARADNEERSADLGRDILESLGAAPELVEEVVRLVVLTRGHRPQPGDANGAVLCDADLVVLGGTPEEYAAYTTAIRAEYAHVPDDLFRAGRASVLRNLADQPRLFRTDLAYDRYEAIARANLAAELAELTADIG, encoded by the coding sequence ATGAGTGCGTTGTCGCAGAACCTGATGGACCGGTGGATCACCTTGGCCGGGCTCGAGGCCGAACAGATCGGCGCCGGTGTGGTGGGGCGCTACAACGAACCGCACCGCCGCTATCACACCGCCACGCACCTGGCGGTGATGCTCGCGGCCATCGACGAATTGGCCGATGCCGCAGCCGATATCGACGCCGTGCGCTACGCGGCGTTCTTCCACGACGCGATCTATGCCGTCGCCAGAGCCGACAACGAGGAGCGCAGCGCCGACCTCGGCCGTGACATCCTCGAATCGCTCGGTGCCGCACCGGAATTGGTCGAGGAGGTGGTGCGGCTCGTGGTACTGACCCGCGGGCACCGGCCGCAGCCCGGTGATGCCAACGGCGCGGTGCTCTGCGATGCCGACCTCGTCGTTCTCGGTGGCACCCCCGAGGAATACGCCGCCTACACCACCGCGATCCGCGCCGAGTACGCCCACGTGCCCGACGATCTGTTCCGGGCCGGGCGCGCCTCGGTCCTGCGTAATCTGGCCGATCAGCCCCGGCTGTTCCGCACCGATCTCGCTTATGACCGTTACGAGGCGATCGCCCGCGCCAACCTCG